The window GTACCCGTACATGAATGTACTTCTTGTTTCCAGAGCTTGAAGCTTTATGACCTTTTGGCATATACCAAAATAATCTGCAAAATTGTGCGTGATGAACTCTGATCCAGCTTCAACACACAGTCGGGAAGCCTTTTAGACAAAGGGAGACGGGCGACAGACAAAGTCAGCCACGTGCATGTTACCTTCAAAATCTCAACCTGATCTTTGCTCACTGAACGGGGAACTGAAGAGCAGGTCCAGCGAGGACGGACGGAGGCCGTGGATGAGACGCTGCCGCTGCCATCTGATGAGGAGTACACGTAGCATAAGGTTTCGTTTTATTGCCCGGAGCAAAAGGAGCAAAGACAGAAGTCGGAGAATGTGAAAACTCAATTTGACTGGGAGCTGCAGGAATTCAGAATCTGCTGCTGATCCAACAACAGCGGGTGAGCATACCGACGATGTTGTttttggagaagatgaaggagacTCCGAGAATGACGACGAGAGCGACGACTGGGATGCAAGGGAGGGCATCGAaagggaggaggatgaaTGATAGTGAAGACGGGGAGTTGTCTGAAGGGGCCAAAATCGTTGCGGCCATCTCTAACTCTATTCCTCGTGAGTTTGTCATGATCATCAAGATATAAATCTGGTTGCCATAACATCTACAGCTCGCGGCCGTCTTGCAGACCTGATGGACCTCCACTCAGCTCTCATGGCAATGGATGACACGAAGACTCAACGAGAAACGCCAGTTCCACAAAGAGCGGTTGGCTGAGGAAAAGGCCAGACGCGATCGGGAAGAACAGGCCCTGGAAGAGCACcggaggatggagaggaggatgaaggtAAAGGAGATGGAATATAGACGAAAGGAAATGTCTGCAAAGGGAGACGCGTCGATCCTTGGGATTGCACAATTCGTCTTGCCCTCTGTGTCGGGTAACACGGTGGACGTGTACAAGAAAGCAGTTACCATGATGTACGAAGCTCAACACAGACAGGAGGGAGAGGATAACAATTCATAGTAGTCAGTAGCGGATGATGTAAAAAATAGCATGAGTCAAAAAACGCTATAATCTTACCAACCATTTTGATCTAATATGGGGCGTGGTTATCCAAGGTATCCCCTCGCAAACGCATCATCTGCTGGATAAGACGCCTCTTTCTGGCCAGATCTCCATCCCGCAGTGACCACTGGCCATCGTCCACGAACATGTCGTGGTAGTGCTCTGTCTCCCACTCTTCGGTGTCACCGATTGTGACAAGTGGATTGTGCAGCACCATTGAAGAGATAATCCTCGCGTGGAGTCGACGCTGAGCGATGGAATCCTTCAGACAGGTATGCGACCTTTGCATGGTCGGGAAACGGTTTTTCCATATACCGAAGGTGCACTCTACTTTCACTCTCAGTCTGGCGGCTTTAGGATTAAAATAAGCCTACAATCGATCAGCGACTGTGCTATCTATCTGAACTTCGGTACTTACAGCCTCCGGGTGGTTCCTTGAGAGCTCCGCAGTCCGCCTATACATGGCAACAACTCGATTACCGTTCGTGAATCCGGCATCGGCCATGATATATTCGTTTGCGGAGAAGTACTGCTCTTGATTCTGAAACATCCTTAAGTTGCTTTGGATACGGCTGTCGCTGGCCGATCCTGGAAAGCCAAAATGGATATGGCGAAAGCGGCAGAGGTGGTCGACGATTACCATCACATTAGTACCGTAGGTATGATGATGGCACCAGAAGGCCTCTGGATCACTAAGGGTAGGACGTTGGGGTTGAAATAAGCCTACAAAGGATCGGCGACTGTGCTATCTATCTAGACTTCGGTACTTACAGCCTCAGGGTGTTCCCCTGAGAGTTCTGCTAACCGCCTATACATGGTGACAACATGCTCATCGTTCGTGAAACCAGCATCGGCTATGATGTATTCATCAGCAGAGAAGTACAGCTCTGGCTGCTGGAACACTCTCAAGTTTCCTTGGATGCGACTGTCGCTGGCCGATCCTGGAAAGCCGACTTGGATATGGCGAAAGCGGCAGAGGTGGTCGACGATTACCATCAGATTAGTACCATGGGAATGATGATGGCACCAGAAACTCTCTGGATCATGAAGGCTGGGACGCATTTTAAAGTGAACGTGCGTGTCGTCCATGATTCCGCAACAATCCGGGATCTTGTAACGCTCCTCGAACCAATGAGATATGCGTCGCCTCTCTGCCCCATCAGGCCAGTAGATGAAGTTTCGTGCATTATCAACAATGGCGGTCATGGCACGGTTACACCATTTATGAATAGTGCCAGCTACATCAGACAAGCGTCAGTATCTGTTTTCACCGATGGGCTAGAAGACTTGGATGACTCTGGACATAGAATTGACTAGTCACCTGATAAACAGCGTCCTCATGAGCCAGAGAATACATTAAGGCCGCTACTTGGTAGAGTGGCGGGGCTTGTGGCTTGTTAGAGCCTGCATGAAACACAGGGTGCTTCTCGAAGAGAGACACAATGTGCTCTAACTTCTCGAAGGTACACCTGAAGTTTCTCATAAACGAATGCCTCTATCCCTAATAATTCTGGGGACGCGGGTGTAAATAGCTGATCGTAAGAGCCTACGGTCGTCGATGCGGCGGTTAAGATAGCGATGACTGTCGACAGCGTCGTATACGCgaaggagatgaagaatAATTAGGACTGTTTGATGGCGAACGGAGCCAGGCTTTCAATTATCACGCCTTAGCAATTTCAGAAGACGTGATCGTCGGGTGCTGCCCATGCTGTCTGAACAGATGCTGTTTGAAGAATGCAAGTTATATGCGCTGGAGGAACGATGCGAAGGTGAACAAGTGTTCAACTCGTACATCATCACGTCCTTCCAGCGCTGAAAACGTTTTCTTGTGCGCTTAAGGTTTTCGGGTCACTTACTCTGTCAAAAACTTCGAACAAGTGAACAGCCCCAATAGATTCTGAAGAGGTGTCCCCATCTCAGTGCGTTACCGTAGATACTTGTTTAACTTTTGTGAGCTTACGTAATGTTTCAGAGTTTCTCTGGCGTCGCATAGTTGCTCCCTTGCTTCACGCTCTCTACGAAAAGTCAATCAAAGAGGGCATAGATATCTATTCTCAAGATCATCATACAACTCACTTCGGCCTCCTCACCATCATTTCAACCGCTGAGAACCGTTCGCCATGTCTTTCTTCCGAACTTTCCTTCgtccttcctcttcaatAATACCCAACTCCCAGCCGCTGCTTCATATCTCTCTTCGTCAACCCCAAATAAACGCCTTCTCAACAACCCCCTCAACACTCGTCAAGCAAAAGCTCAAATCCCACTCTTCCTCAAAGAAAAGATTCTTCCCCAATGCTTCTGGAATGGTACGTATCCTCCTTTCTACCTCTTGCTGACAAATACTGAAAGCTAATATGCGGATTCATTACTCTAGTTCAAGCGTGCTCAGGCAGGAAAGTCGCATTTGAACACCGCTTTCTCTGCCTCTAGAGTCAACCGATTGGCCAAGGGCGTTTATGTGACTAACACCCAAGTGAGCCTTTCTTTTATTTTTCATCatttcctttcctcctcatcttgCGTGCGCTGACCAACATTGAACTTGATCTAGGCTaagaagctgaagaagcTCTTACCGTTTGCTTAAACTCCAAAACCTTTTGGACAGGTGTATAAGATAGAAGTGTATGAATAGACGTTTACTTTTCTGGTTGAAGAGGCTCCTGGAAGGGCATATGAGAGGACAAGTTCAAGAGTGTACCACATTCTGGATTTCCGGGTAGGGAGCAAAATGCCGTGGGATTCCCGGAATGGAAAGTGAGCATAAGTGATGTCCGGAGAGATGTGAGGGCTTTACAGTGCTTTACGAGGAGCCGGAGAGGCATCGGGAGTTGTCCAGATAACTTCGAGGTAGGTAAGAAGAGAGACTTGAAGCCGTTACACTTTATTGAAATTCGTTAATGGTAACACCATCTTTAACCTTGCAGACACTGATGGCAGTCATGGCATAATGACTATGTGGATGCTATGTAGTAAATAAGAAGCGTAGGAGACTCACCTACTGCAAGATATGCAGACAACTACATGGAGTGCCGTTGCCTAAAATAATTAGACATAAAAGACTTCTTGCGTAGCACAGGGGATCGGCACATCGCCCATAATAGTTAAGGCAAAGAAAAAGAATCACAGTGTCGACACGCAGACATACCACAATCCCTTTTTCATCCACCGATCCGTGGGCAATACATGCCTTCAAAGTCAGTTATAGTCACCCTCATGTCCATGTCCTTTTGAATAATATTCACTGGGCTAGCGGACTCTCATTTCATGATAAATTGGAATAATATTTTTAAGAAGATTTGTCTTACGCAGGTATTTTAAGTCAGATCCGAGTATTCTCCAAGCAGCGGATTTCCAGCAGGAAGTGGATACAATGGTACAAGTTCAAGGGTCATGAACATAATATCAGACGATAATTTGGAGAGATCCAAAAATCGATGAAACAATCAACCAGCATTCTCATAGCCAAGCTATCAATCATACTAATAAAGAAGCCAAAAATAATAAACAAATCTAAACACCAAGATCCTTCTCTTTAAAGAAAGGGGCgtcttccccttcctcaTACTCTGGTAAGCACTCATCCTCAAATCGAAGTCCTCCGGGGATAACCTCGTCTCTTTCGGGAAGCTTAATCTCCGCTTGTCCTCTGGActgctcctccttcttctcgatCATTTGTCTATCACTTGCCTCGGTGGCCGCTTTTTGGgtctccttctcctctttaGGCTCCGCCTCCTCGCTCGTCCTCATTTGTTCCCTTGAACACTGGGGAAACCTGAATCCAAACCCGAATCGAGGGCCGGAAAAACTGGCCAAACCCAAACGACGGCAGGAGAGGATAAAGAGCATCATGATTAGGTGGGCGATCGATCCCAAGCCGATGCCAATGACGAGGGCAATGGCGAGAGATTCGAGGAATGTAAGGTTGTCCAGGGATCGGCGAAGTCTGTAGATTTCGCCAAGTCAATGAAAATCGCGAACCCGCAAGAATATGGAAGATGGGACATACCTGTGGAAGAACTTTTCCCTCTTACGTCCTCGAGATGGAGGCCTCTCGCCTTTCTTTGCCGCACGCCATTCTCCCATTCCTTCTTTCACCTCCCATTTCCCACGTAAGCCTGTGGCAGGTCGCCACCATTTAATTTGGGGCGTACGGTCAATATAGAAGACAGTATTCAGTTCCTCGGACGTCATGTAAGGAATATAGTGCTCTGATGGAATACGGTGCTCTGATGGAGTAGAGGAAGATGCAGCGGCTCCGCCCAGGAGATATGGGGTGTAGCTTGGGAAGTATGAACGGAGAGAGTCAAATAGACCATGACGTTGTTGCTCGTCGATCAACTTGGCATGGTGCTTGTGTTTATGTTTGTGTCCTGGTTGGTCCTTCATGAACCTCCCCTTTCCCTTATGCCTTCCAAGAGTAGAAGTAGTGGAAGATGACATCTCGTTCCACCCCATGTAACTCCAAAAGGTCGAGAGAGCGCCATGACAGGGTTTCTTCTCCGCCACCATGCCTGAATGCAGCTGATCTAGGGGAGATTTCTCAGCGGAAAGACGAGGGAATTCGGTTTCGGGGTTGTTGATGCCAACGCCAAAAGATTTGGCGTCTGGTTCAGAGGCAACGATGAGACGAACGGGAGACGCATTTGCGCTTGCAGCTGCGGAAAGAGTGGGTTAGCTTGTGGCAACGCCAGTGGCGACTTGAACGTGCTCACCAAGTGCCGCAATGAGAGGTATGGATATCTTCATTTGTGCGTTGCTGGTGCTTTggggggaggggggagGGGCCGGAGAAGAGCTGGGTTTATATGACAGTGGATTTGTTGTCAAGTAAAGTTGGATGCTGTACTAATAAAGTTGTTGCGGGCCAACTTTCTGATAACGTTACCGCTTCGGGAAATTACAAGGCGGACATCGCCGACAATCTCACCTTTGTTTTCATTACTATTAATAATATAATAATTAACTAAACCGTTACTTCATATTATTCAAGCATTCCATCTCCCCTTAGATCGGCATCTATAAAACGTCCAGCACCATGTCCGTAATGCTAGAGACGTCCCTCGGCGATCTAATTATAGATCTAGAGGTAGACAAGTGTCCACGCACTTGTGAAAACTTCATCAAGCTCTGCAAGCTAAAGTACTACGCTCTCAACGCCTTCTTCAATGGCAAGTATTTCTCTCTCAGTTCAACTATATTCACTGATCTTTTTACTGTAGTCTCAAAAAACTTCATCGCACAATCAGGAGATCCAACAGCTACCGGTACAGGGGGCGAATCGCTCGCCTCTTATATCTATTCTCAGTCCCCTTCTGGTTCCCGCCCACCCCGATACTTTACCCCCGAAATCCTCAACTCTCTCAAACATACTCACAAAGGCACTCTTTCCATGGCAGTCGCCCCTATAGACCCTCCAGGGTGTGGCTCTCAATTCTTCATCACTCTTGCCGACAATATCGACTATCTTGATGGTAAACACGCCGTCTTTGGGCATGTCATCGAAGGACTTGATACATTGGACAAGATCAACGATGCTTTTACGGATAAGGAAGGCAGACCTCTCCAGGATATCCGTATACGTCATGTTGAAATCCTTGAAGATCCCTTCCCCGATCCCGACAATTTTATGCCCATTCCCCAATCCCCTCTTCGCCCCCCAGATGATCTTTCAAAAGTGCGCATCTCTGATACGGAAGACCCTAACGCTGTCATTCCCGAGGAAGAAGCCGAGGAATTGCGTCGTCGTACCGAAGCTGCATCCTCAGCGCTTACTTTGGAGATGATTGGTGACTTGCCCTTTGCGGCTGTGAGGCCTCCGGAAAACATTTTATTTGTCTGCAAACTCAACCCAGTCACGCAAGATGAGGATCTTGAGCTGATCTTTTCGAGGTTTGGCAAGATTTTGAGCTGTGAAGTGG is drawn from Cryptococcus gattii WM276 chromosome A, complete sequence and contains these coding sequences:
- a CDS encoding Hypothetical protein (Similar to TIGR gene model, INSD accession AAW41106.1; CNA04850), with the protein product MSFFRTFLRPSSSIIPNSQPLLHISLRQPQINAFSTTPSTLVKQKLKSHSSSKKRFFPNASGMFKRAQAGKSHLNTAFSASRVNRLAKGVYVTNTQTFTFLVEEAPGRAYERTSSRVYHILDFRVGSKMPWDSRNGK
- a CDS encoding Hypothetical Protein (Similar to TIGR gene model, INSD accession AAW41107.1); translation: MKISIPLIAALAASANASPVRLIVASEPDAKSFGVGINNPETEFPRLSAEKSPLDQLHSGMVAEKKPCHGALSTFWSYMGWNEMSSSTTSTLGRHKGKGRFMKDQPGHKHKHKHHAKLIDEQQRHGLFDSLRSYFPSYTPYLLGGAAASSSTPSEHRIPSEHYIPYMTSEELNTVFYIDRTPQIKWWRPATGLRGKWEVKEGMGEWRAAKKGERPPSRGRKREKFFHRLRRSLDNLTFLESLAIALVIGIGLGSIAHLIMMLFILSCRRLGLASFSGPRFGFGFRFPQCSREQMRTSEEAEPKEEKETQKAATEASDRQMIEKKEEQSRGQAEIKLPERDEVIPGGLRFEDECLPEYEEGEDAPFFKEKDLGV
- a CDS encoding uncharacterized protein (Similar to TIGR gene model, INSD accession AAW41108.1); translation: MSVMLETSLGDLIIDLEVDKCPRTCENFIKLCKLKYYALNAFFNVSKNFIAQSGDPTATGTGGESLASYIYSQSPSGSRPPRYFTPEILNSLKHTHKGTLSMAVAPIDPPGCGSQFFITLADNIDYLDGKHAVFGHVIEGLDTLDKINDAFTDKEGRPLQDIRIRHVEILEDPFPDPDNFMPIPQSPLRPPDDLSKVRISDTEDPNAVIPEEEAEELRRRTEAASSALTLEMIGDLPFAAVRPPENILFVCKLNPVTQDEDLELIFSRFGKILSCEVVRDKKSGDSLQYAFIEFDEREAAEQAYFKMQNVLVDDRRIWVDFSQSVAKMNRSMLSSSNPTGRGGRSGRGGRGGNYGGRRDGDRDRDRDRERDFGWSSRQSGPDPGRERAHRNDDRHRGSRGRDAPDRRRPPPPAVPMSSSRDVRGTEGYGLVFDDGSAPSSGGSRRDRERSPRRERDREEDDRDHRDRDRNRRDRERNGDRERYRERSREREDERYRERDDRDRRW